In the Leptotrichia sp. oral taxon 847 genome, one interval contains:
- a CDS encoding PTS fructose transporter subunit IIABC, with product MKISDLLIKDRINLDIKSNDKPSVIRELARLHEKTGVLNDYDGYVKALEAREEQSSTGIGEGIAIPHAKTEFVKQPALAMGRKMSGIDYDSLDGEPATLFFMIAAPDGANNTHIETLARLSQLLLDDDFKEALEKAPTADAVLDIINKTEAEKFPEESEKKEEVKEEAKQIKVSENSGDEPYIIAATACPTGIAHTYMAAAALKKAAEEMGVKIKVETNGADGRKDVLTSDDIKKAKGVILAINRNIEVDRFDGKPLIQVEAKEGINNAKALIQQVLDGKAPIFHASGSSKASSGEEASNEKKGLYKHLLSGVSYMLPLVISGGILIALAFLVDTLTGHANAGSNFGTTNAMAKLLMTVGKAAFGLFLPILGGYIALSMSERAALTPGLVAGFLATQPIVKDGPVSGFIGALIGGFLAGVVVKILVKVLSGLPRSLNGLKMILLYPVLSVLITGTIMWVVVNPIATFINVWLNNGLSSMQGASAILLGAILGGMMSVDMGGPINKVAYVFGTGTLTAATMTSGGTFSMAAVMAGGMVPPIAIALASTLFKDKFTAQEREAGLTNYIMGFSFITEGAIPYAAADPTRVIPASIVGSAVAGALIGLFRVKIPAPHGGILVMGLSKTANGGNGFFLYLFAVVVGAIISAVLLGLLKKKVA from the coding sequence ATGAAAATATCAGATTTATTAATAAAAGACAGAATAAATCTTGACATAAAATCAAATGATAAACCAAGTGTTATAAGAGAACTGGCAAGACTTCACGAAAAAACAGGTGTTTTAAATGATTACGACGGATATGTAAAAGCGCTTGAAGCAAGAGAAGAACAAAGTTCAACAGGAATTGGAGAAGGAATTGCTATTCCTCATGCAAAGACAGAATTTGTAAAACAACCAGCTCTTGCGATGGGAAGAAAAATGAGTGGAATTGACTACGATTCATTGGATGGAGAACCAGCAACATTGTTTTTTATGATTGCAGCGCCAGACGGGGCAAATAATACTCACATCGAGACATTAGCTAGACTTTCACAGTTATTATTGGATGATGATTTTAAAGAAGCTTTGGAAAAAGCTCCAACAGCAGATGCAGTTTTAGATATTATAAATAAAACTGAAGCTGAAAAATTCCCTGAAGAATCCGAAAAAAAAGAAGAAGTTAAAGAAGAAGCAAAACAAATAAAAGTTTCTGAAAATTCGGGAGATGAACCTTATATCATTGCAGCGACAGCTTGCCCAACAGGAATTGCTCATACATACATGGCAGCGGCAGCCTTAAAAAAAGCAGCTGAAGAAATGGGAGTAAAAATAAAAGTAGAAACAAATGGAGCAGACGGTAGAAAAGATGTTTTGACAAGCGATGACATCAAGAAAGCAAAAGGTGTTATTTTAGCGATAAATAGAAATATTGAAGTGGATAGATTTGATGGAAAACCGTTAATTCAAGTGGAAGCAAAAGAAGGAATTAATAACGCAAAAGCCTTGATTCAACAAGTCTTAGATGGAAAAGCACCTATTTTCCATGCAAGTGGTTCTTCAAAAGCTTCTTCAGGTGAAGAGGCTTCAAATGAAAAAAAAGGACTTTACAAACACTTATTAAGTGGAGTTTCTTATATGTTGCCGTTGGTAATAAGTGGAGGAATTTTGATTGCATTGGCGTTTTTGGTTGATACGTTGACAGGCCATGCGAATGCAGGATCTAATTTTGGTACAACAAATGCAATGGCGAAATTGTTGATGACAGTTGGAAAAGCGGCATTTGGATTGTTCTTGCCAATTTTAGGTGGATACATAGCGCTTAGTATGAGTGAAAGAGCTGCGTTAACTCCAGGACTTGTTGCAGGATTCTTAGCAACTCAGCCAATAGTAAAAGATGGTCCAGTTTCAGGATTTATTGGTGCATTAATCGGTGGATTTTTAGCGGGTGTAGTAGTTAAAATTTTAGTAAAAGTATTGTCAGGATTGCCAAGATCGTTAAATGGTTTAAAGATGATTTTATTGTACCCAGTATTATCAGTATTAATAACAGGGACAATAATGTGGGTAGTCGTTAATCCGATAGCTACTTTTATAAATGTTTGGTTAAATAACGGATTATCTTCAATGCAAGGAGCAAGTGCAATATTATTAGGAGCAATATTAGGCGGAATGATGTCAGTAGACATGGGTGGACCTATAAATAAAGTGGCTTATGTATTTGGAACAGGAACATTGACAGCGGCAACAATGACTTCGGGAGGAACTTTCTCAATGGCGGCAGTTATGGCTGGAGGAATGGTTCCACCAATAGCGATTGCATTGGCATCTACATTGTTTAAAGATAAATTTACTGCACAAGAAAGAGAAGCAGGACTTACAAATTACATTATGGGATTCTCATTCATTACAGAAGGTGCAATTCCTTATGCGGCAGCAGATCCTACAAGAGTAATACCCGCAAGTATTGTAGGTTCAGCAGTGGCAGGAGCTTTAATTGGATTATTTAGAGTTAAAATACCAGCACCTCATGGAGGAATTTTAGTAATGGGATTAAGTAAGACTGCAAATGGTGGAAACGGATTTTTCTTGTATTTATTTGCAGTTGTAGTTGGTGCAATTATATCAGCAGTGCTGCTAGGATTATTAAAGAAAAAAGTGGCATAA
- the pfkB gene encoding 1-phosphofructokinase produces MIYTLTLNPALDYDMYLKDDLEVENLNLATKVNYRAGGKGINVSKVLKNLNVKSTAIGFVAGFVGDFIKEDLKKENIQTEFVELEGITRINVKVNGNDKETELTGVSPKITDEKLKELIKKVSDLKDGDILVLSGSIPASISSKIYKELSENVKENVEIVLDTRGNLLQENIHNNLFVKPNIHELRDMFGEKLETKQEIVEKCKYFLDRGVKNVILSRGGDGALLVNKAFVLEASVPKGKLINSIGAGDSMVAGFVAGFVKGMSTEDSFKLAVASGSATAYSYGMAEKDLVDKLYSEIEILKETV; encoded by the coding sequence ATGATTTATACATTGACGTTAAATCCCGCATTGGATTATGATATGTATCTTAAAGATGATTTGGAAGTGGAAAATTTGAACCTTGCTACCAAAGTAAATTACAGAGCTGGGGGAAAAGGAATTAATGTTTCAAAAGTATTAAAAAATTTGAACGTAAAATCGACAGCAATTGGATTTGTTGCGGGATTTGTTGGAGATTTTATCAAAGAGGATTTAAAAAAAGAAAATATTCAAACAGAATTTGTAGAACTTGAAGGCATTACGAGAATCAATGTAAAAGTTAATGGAAATGACAAAGAAACGGAATTAACCGGTGTTTCTCCTAAAATAACAGATGAAAAATTAAAAGAATTAATAAAAAAAGTATCAGACTTAAAAGATGGAGATATTTTAGTCCTATCTGGAAGTATTCCCGCATCGATTAGCAGCAAAATCTACAAAGAATTGTCTGAAAATGTAAAAGAAAATGTAGAAATAGTGCTTGATACAAGAGGAAATTTATTACAGGAAAATATTCACAACAACTTGTTTGTAAAACCAAATATTCATGAATTAAGGGATATGTTTGGGGAAAAATTGGAAACTAAACAGGAAATCGTTGAAAAATGTAAATATTTCTTGGACAGAGGAGTAAAAAATGTCATTTTATCCCGTGGCGGTGATGGAGCTTTGCTTGTGAATAAAGCGTTTGTACTGGAAGCTAGTGTTCCAAAAGGGAAACTGATTAATTCGATTGGAGCTGGGGACTCGATGGTAGCTGGATTTGTGGCAGGATTTGTCAAAGGGATGTCAACAGAAGATTCATTTAAATTGGCAGTTGCTTCAGGAAGTGCTACAGCTTATTCTTACGGGATGGCTGAAAAAGATTTAGTTGATAAATTATACAGTGAAATTGAAATTTTGAAAGAAACAGTTTAA
- a CDS encoding phospholipase D-like domain-containing protein has product MRKKKFFLIILIFLSIFSCKNYEKMGLQTKTAVYNADNVDFYYDLTYKKDGATHYERQIWDQAYDILDNAHDFFLMDIFVFNDWVGKGVEEKLHPLPIAEEFAQKILEKKKREPNVEIYLILDESNTFYGAFDNPTHKKLEEAGVKIGYVDLAKLRDPLHLYSTPWRLFIRPFGNPKNVGKTKNPAYEGTDPVTVRSILRALNAKADHRKLIMNENTAMLTSANPHAEGSKHSNVAFKFSSPIIQKIYDAEKPVARLTKKDGSLKQRLPNKKLDIPTSQNDKIKLQYFTEGATGIDISKELKKAKFGDKVVIAQFFLADRKIINDIRKAAKRGVKFEIILNNSTAGLPNKASAGELMKFARKHNYDITVRFYNKGEEMYHVKMMSIFKKDYMITYGGSTNFTRRNMRNYNLENELKIVSNYDQKVSKQISDYYDRLWTNRDGDFTLPYDENKNEGLFNDLLFRFIEMNGIGIF; this is encoded by the coding sequence ATGAGGAAAAAAAAATTTTTTTTAATTATACTTATTTTTTTGTCGATATTTTCTTGTAAAAATTACGAAAAAATGGGACTTCAAACTAAAACTGCCGTTTATAATGCTGATAATGTTGACTTCTACTACGACTTAACTTACAAAAAAGATGGTGCAACACATTATGAAAGACAAATTTGGGATCAGGCTTATGATATTTTGGACAACGCTCACGACTTTTTTCTTATGGATATTTTTGTTTTTAATGACTGGGTCGGAAAAGGTGTAGAAGAAAAATTGCATCCACTTCCCATTGCAGAAGAATTTGCCCAAAAGATTCTGGAAAAAAAGAAAAGAGAACCAAATGTTGAAATTTATTTGATTCTTGATGAGAGCAACACTTTTTACGGTGCATTTGACAATCCGACTCACAAAAAATTGGAAGAAGCTGGAGTAAAAATAGGCTATGTTGATTTAGCTAAATTGCGTGACCCACTGCATTTGTACTCCACACCTTGGCGACTTTTTATAAGACCTTTTGGAAATCCTAAAAACGTTGGAAAAACCAAAAATCCCGCTTACGAGGGAACTGACCCAGTTACGGTTAGAAGTATTTTAAGAGCGTTAAATGCTAAAGCTGACCACAGAAAATTGATTATGAATGAAAATACAGCTATGTTAACTTCCGCAAATCCACATGCTGAAGGTTCAAAACATTCAAATGTGGCTTTTAAATTTTCTTCACCAATCATACAAAAGATTTATGACGCTGAAAAGCCAGTCGCAAGACTTACAAAAAAAGATGGAAGTTTAAAACAAAGATTGCCAAATAAAAAACTTGATATTCCAACTTCTCAAAATGATAAAATTAAATTACAATACTTTACTGAAGGAGCGACTGGAATTGACATTTCAAAAGAATTAAAAAAAGCGAAATTTGGCGACAAAGTTGTGATAGCGCAATTCTTTTTAGCGGACAGAAAAATTATTAATGATATAAGAAAAGCCGCTAAAAGAGGTGTAAAATTTGAAATAATCTTAAATAATTCAACGGCGGGACTCCCAAACAAAGCGTCTGCTGGTGAACTTATGAAATTTGCACGAAAGCACAATTATGACATCACAGTTAGATTTTACAACAAAGGTGAAGAGATGTATCACGTGAAAATGATGTCTATCTTTAAAAAGGATTATATGATAACTTATGGCGGTTCGACTAATTTTACAAGAAGAAACATGAGAAACTACAACTTGGAAAATGAGTTAAAAATAGTTTCAAATTACGACCAAAAAGTTTCAAAACAAATTTCAGATTACTACGACAGGCTTTGGACAAATAGAGACGGCGATTTTACTTTACCGTACGATGAAAATAAAAATGAAGGTCTCTTTAATGATTTACTTTTTAGATTTATTGAAATGAATGGAATTGGAATTTTTTAA
- the smc gene encoding chromosome segregation protein SMC produces MYLKALEINGFKSFANKTVIEFDSGITSIVGPNGSGKSNILDAILWVLGEQSYKNIRAKESSDVIFSGGKNKKAKTQAEVSLYINNDDKYLDTSFSDVKITRKIFKSGENQYFLNNERIRLKDIHNLFLDTGIGKQAYSVIGQGRVERIIGSSPKELREIIEEAAGVKKAKNEKEEATKKLANVKNEIEKIDYVEKSLSKRVEELKIEQKKAKLYKEISNKIDTRKFMMLEYGINEKKFLQSDFEEKNNKILVELEKLKKNLVEKKEESEKISDRNSEIKQNLVLQKTQRNNNFSKIEELKDEYSKILNKSSNLEIEALEKEKRKKSLKEEISSKKKILDNSKNELEILEKEFLKKEKEKNEISKKVLEIKNKSEKIKKEIKERTQKNSNLEVDKIKIAGENEDLEKRIFLSKNEKKRNSVEMQKLKQNFEKIVREKENFEIKKAKKEKEKLQSEKEIFELEGKIENLREKHSENVKNKNKINFELQNLKIRKNAISNAIENNETFNKSIKYILNKKINGVIGAFVNLIEIPFGFEKSIQTLSGGMFQDIVVQDTDVARNCIELLKNEKMGRASFLPIDDIKVSKSFNLLPKIEKNFTKKLSDEFNESEKQSIALSTKGQNGIIDFAKNIVKFDKSLEKVVQFVYGNSVVVQNLEIGIEVLKKGFSDRIVTLNGDIITSRGRMTGGFSQRRDELLFQKKELKKLEGKIFEKEKNFSEFDAKAKKIFLEAEEIDIRKNELQNNFKKFQNEYNNFIKNYDNFSVNFSKEKRALDTLDYEISQIQNFILEKEKKISQNIELIKNIEEYIRQNNLKLEELKIESSKIEDMDDFLQKLNAIDKDYEILKVKKESNKKRYDEIYIDYSKNLDEIEEIVKFENEKEILERKLKNEIFSKKSEIYRFEAENKNILGKIKENEEEIQRVEKTERKILEELKNLEVEIVKFQSESEKLTEKILKNEKDLNYEIEKIGEIEENKVMQDEEYFEITDEKEYFEIKKELTKNEKSRSEIGEVDLTSIEKFARENKEYENLVNQKRDLVESRKTLLEFIEEIENEVRVKFLTAYEEINKNFEYMCENILNGAKGNIKLINPEDILTTGLELSVKYKNKPEQSLLLLSGGEKSMLAVSFIMAIFMFRPSPFTFFDEIEAALDEKNTKKIVELLHNFTDKSQFILITHNKETMKGSHRLYGITMNKEIGETKVVSVDV; encoded by the coding sequence ATGTATTTAAAAGCACTGGAAATAAACGGCTTTAAGTCGTTTGCAAATAAAACAGTAATTGAATTTGACAGTGGAATAACGTCAATTGTTGGGCCGAATGGAAGTGGAAAAAGTAACATTTTGGATGCAATTTTGTGGGTTTTGGGGGAGCAGAGCTATAAAAATATTAGGGCAAAAGAGAGTTCAGATGTGATTTTTTCCGGGGGAAAGAATAAAAAGGCAAAAACTCAGGCGGAAGTGAGTCTTTACATAAATAATGACGACAAATATTTGGACACCAGTTTTTCGGATGTAAAAATTACTCGAAAAATTTTTAAAAGTGGGGAAAATCAGTATTTTTTGAACAATGAAAGGATTCGTTTAAAAGATATTCATAATTTATTTTTGGACACTGGAATTGGGAAACAGGCTTATTCTGTGATCGGACAGGGACGAGTTGAGAGGATAATTGGTTCTTCACCAAAGGAACTTAGAGAAATAATTGAAGAAGCTGCAGGGGTTAAAAAGGCAAAAAATGAAAAAGAGGAAGCTACAAAAAAACTTGCAAATGTGAAAAATGAAATTGAGAAAATTGACTATGTGGAAAAAAGTTTATCAAAAAGAGTGGAAGAGCTTAAAATTGAGCAGAAAAAAGCAAAATTATACAAAGAAATTTCTAATAAGATTGACACTCGGAAGTTTATGATGTTGGAATACGGAATTAATGAAAAAAAATTTTTACAAAGTGATTTTGAAGAAAAAAATAACAAAATCTTGGTAGAATTGGAAAAATTGAAGAAAAATTTAGTGGAAAAAAAGGAAGAATCAGAAAAAATTAGCGACCGAAATTCTGAAATTAAACAAAATCTGGTGTTGCAAAAAACTCAAAGAAATAATAATTTTAGTAAAATTGAGGAACTTAAAGATGAATATTCAAAAATTTTGAACAAAAGTTCTAATCTGGAAATTGAAGCTTTGGAAAAAGAAAAGAGAAAAAAAAGTTTAAAAGAGGAAATTTCTTCTAAAAAAAAGATTTTGGATAATTCAAAAAATGAACTTGAAATTTTAGAAAAAGAATTTTTAAAAAAAGAAAAAGAAAAAAATGAAATCTCTAAAAAAGTTTTGGAAATAAAAAATAAAAGTGAAAAAATAAAAAAAGAGATAAAAGAAAGAACTCAGAAAAATTCTAACTTGGAAGTCGACAAAATAAAAATTGCTGGAGAAAATGAGGATTTGGAAAAAAGAATCTTTTTGTCAAAAAATGAGAAAAAAAGAAATTCGGTGGAAATGCAAAAATTAAAGCAAAATTTTGAAAAAATTGTGCGTGAAAAAGAAAATTTTGAGATAAAAAAAGCTAAAAAGGAAAAAGAAAAATTGCAAAGTGAAAAAGAAATTTTTGAATTGGAAGGCAAAATTGAAAATTTACGTGAAAAACATTCGGAAAATGTTAAAAATAAAAATAAAATAAATTTTGAGCTGCAAAATTTGAAAATTAGAAAAAATGCGATTTCTAATGCGATTGAAAACAACGAAACTTTTAACAAAAGCATTAAATATATATTAAATAAAAAAATAAATGGAGTTATCGGAGCATTTGTAAATTTAATTGAAATCCCTTTTGGTTTTGAAAAATCAATTCAAACTTTGTCAGGTGGAATGTTTCAAGATATTGTCGTTCAAGACACAGACGTCGCACGAAATTGTATTGAGCTTTTGAAAAATGAAAAAATGGGAAGAGCTTCGTTTTTGCCAATAGATGATATAAAAGTTTCAAAAAGTTTTAATTTGCTTCCAAAAATCGAAAAAAATTTTACAAAAAAATTGTCAGATGAATTTAATGAAAGCGAAAAGCAAAGTATTGCTCTAAGTACAAAAGGTCAAAATGGAATAATTGATTTTGCAAAAAATATTGTGAAATTTGACAAAAGTTTGGAAAAAGTCGTTCAGTTCGTTTATGGAAATTCTGTTGTTGTACAAAATTTGGAAATTGGAATTGAAGTTTTAAAAAAAGGATTTAGTGATAGAATTGTAACACTTAATGGCGATATTATAACCTCTCGTGGGAGAATGACCGGCGGATTTTCTCAGAGAAGAGACGAACTTCTTTTTCAAAAAAAAGAATTAAAAAAATTGGAAGGAAAAATTTTTGAAAAGGAAAAAAATTTTTCTGAATTTGATGCAAAAGCTAAAAAAATTTTTTTAGAAGCTGAAGAAATTGACATAAGAAAAAATGAACTGCAAAATAATTTTAAAAAATTTCAAAATGAATACAACAATTTTATAAAAAATTATGACAATTTTAGTGTAAACTTTTCAAAAGAAAAAAGAGCATTAGATACTTTGGATTACGAAATTTCCCAAATTCAAAATTTTATTTTAGAAAAAGAAAAAAAAATTTCTCAAAATATTGAATTGATAAAAAATATTGAAGAATATATTAGACAAAATAATTTAAAATTGGAAGAACTTAAAATTGAAAGTTCTAAAATTGAAGATATGGACGATTTTTTGCAAAAATTAAATGCCATTGACAAAGATTATGAAATTTTAAAAGTTAAAAAGGAGAGCAATAAAAAGCGATATGACGAGATTTATATTGATTACAGCAAAAACTTGGATGAAATTGAAGAAATTGTAAAATTTGAAAATGAAAAAGAAATTTTGGAAAGAAAATTGAAAAACGAAATTTTTTCTAAAAAGAGTGAAATTTATAGATTTGAAGCTGAAAATAAAAATATTTTAGGTAAAATTAAAGAAAATGAAGAAGAAATCCAAAGAGTGGAAAAGACGGAGCGTAAAATCTTGGAAGAGTTAAAAAATTTGGAAGTCGAAATTGTAAAATTTCAAAGCGAAAGTGAAAAATTGACTGAGAAAATTTTAAAAAATGAAAAAGATTTGAATTATGAGATTGAAAAAATTGGTGAAATTGAAGAAAATAAAGTTATGCAAGATGAAGAATATTTTGAAATAACCGATGAAAAAGAATATTTTGAAATAAAAAAAGAACTTACTAAAAATGAAAAAAGCCGTTCGGAAATTGGAGAAGTTGATTTGACGTCAATTGAAAAATTTGCAAGGGAAAATAAAGAATATGAAAATCTTGTAAATCAGAAAAGAGACTTGGTGGAAAGTAGAAAGACTCTTCTTGAATTTATCGAAGAAATTGAAAATGAAGTGAGAGTAAAATTTTTAACCGCTTACGAAGAAATTAACAAAAATTTTGAATATATGTGTGAAAATATTTTGAATGGAGCAAAGGGAAATATAAAGCTGATAAACCCTGAAGATATTCTGACAACAGGGCTTGAGCTTAGTGTGAAATATAAAAATAAACCGGAGCAGTCGCTTTTACTTTTATCAGGTGGGGAAAAGTCGATGCTTGCAGTGTCATTTATTATGGCAATTTTTATGTTTAGACCAAGTCCTTTCACTTTTTTTGATGAAATTGAAGCGGCTCTCGATGAGAAAAACACGAAAAAAATTGTGGAATTACTTCACAATTTTACCGATAAATCACAGTTTATCTTAATCACTCACAACAAGGAAACTATGAAAGGCTCACACAGGCTTTATGGAATCACGATGAATAAGGAGATCGGGGAAACTAAGGTTGTTTCGGTTGATGTGTAA
- a CDS encoding DNA polymerase III subunit delta, translated as MIYFIGGTKFREFKYFEILNKFREEKQNISESFFDAELKEDGIFLEKVSTNSIFSAKELVVLKRAQKIKKFEAFLKHIADLNIMNKQIVIDYEKEDGKLNNELKKTLDELEKDKKIKSFLFLKNEDIEIQNYVMLELKINKKEASSLLEMIGQNPFKVRNEVKKIKIFLNGEKFDLKKIKNIISLEKEYKIYEMTREILSDKANKILLYLEQTKEYMGVLYSLYSELEILYKIKMMKNDGKKFSSNYNTFKTQFEKVKEAFKVNNRIPNSYVIFKKLELEKNYSLKNLKNLVYRSWEIENNIKMGKIEMNTGVEKLIMEISSLYQKS; from the coding sequence ATGATTTATTTTATAGGTGGCACAAAATTTAGAGAATTTAAATATTTTGAGATATTAAATAAGTTTAGAGAAGAAAAGCAAAATATTTCTGAAAGTTTCTTTGATGCGGAGTTGAAAGAAGATGGAATTTTTTTAGAAAAGGTTAGCACAAATTCTATTTTTTCCGCAAAAGAATTAGTTGTTTTAAAAAGAGCTCAAAAAATCAAAAAATTTGAAGCATTTTTAAAACATATTGCTGACTTGAACATAATGAATAAGCAGATTGTGATTGATTATGAAAAGGAAGATGGAAAGCTAAATAACGAATTAAAAAAAACGCTTGATGAATTGGAAAAAGATAAAAAAATTAAAAGTTTTTTATTTTTAAAAAATGAAGACATTGAAATTCAAAATTATGTTATGCTTGAGTTAAAAATAAATAAAAAAGAGGCTAGTTCACTTTTGGAAATGATTGGACAAAATCCATTTAAAGTGAGAAACGAAGTGAAAAAAATAAAGATTTTCTTAAATGGAGAAAAATTTGATTTGAAAAAAATAAAAAATATTATTTCTTTGGAAAAAGAGTATAAAATTTATGAGATGACAAGGGAAATTTTATCTGACAAAGCGAACAAAATTCTTTTATATTTGGAGCAGACCAAGGAATATATGGGAGTTTTATATTCACTTTACAGCGAATTAGAAATTTTATACAAAATTAAAATGATGAAAAATGATGGCAAAAAATTTAGTTCCAATTACAACACTTTCAAAACTCAGTTTGAAAAAGTGAAAGAGGCATTTAAAGTAAATAACCGAATTCCTAATTCATACGTAATTTTTAAAAAACTGGAACTGGAAAAAAATTACAGTTTGAAAAATCTAAAAAATTTAGTTTATCGTTCTTGGGAAATTGAAAATAATATAAAAATGGGAAAG